A part of Oscillatoria sp. FACHB-1406 genomic DNA contains:
- the groL gene encoding chaperonin GroEL (60 kDa chaperone family; promotes refolding of misfolded polypeptides especially under stressful conditions; forms two stacked rings of heptamers to form a barrel-shaped 14mer; ends can be capped by GroES; misfolded proteins enter the barrel where they are refolded when GroES binds), translating to MAKSIIYNEEARRALEKGIDLLAEAVAVTLGPKGRNVVLEKKFGAPQIVNDGITIAKEIELEDHIENTGVSLIRQAASKTNDVAGDGTTTATVLAHAIVKEGLRNVAAGANPIALKRGIDKATEFLVDKIASHAKSVEDSKAIAQVGSISAGNDEEVGQMIADAMDKVGKEGVISLEEGKSMTTELEITEGMRFEKGYISPYFVTDTERMEAVLEEPYILITDKKITLVQDLVPVLEQVARSGKPLIIIAEDIEKEALATLVVNRLRGVLNVAAVKAPGFGDRRKAMLEDIAVLTGGKVITEDAGLKLENAKLDSLGTARRMTITKDNTTIVAEGNEAGVKARCEQLRRQMDETESSYDKEKLQERLAKLAGGVAVVKVGAATETEMKDRKLRLEDAINATKAAVEEGIVPGGGTTLAHLVPELEKWATDNLQAEALTGAMIVSRALAAPLKRIAENAGQNGAVIAERVKEKDFNIGYNAATNEFVDMFEAGIVDPAKVTRSALQNAASIAGMVLTTECIVVDKPEKDKAAAAPGGGGDFDY from the coding sequence ATGGCTAAGAGCATTATTTACAACGAAGAAGCCCGTCGCGCCCTCGAGAAAGGCATCGACCTTCTCGCTGAAGCCGTTGCCGTGACCCTCGGCCCAAAAGGTCGCAACGTCGTTCTCGAAAAGAAATTCGGCGCGCCTCAAATCGTTAACGACGGGATCACGATCGCCAAAGAAATCGAACTCGAAGATCACATCGAAAACACGGGCGTATCCTTGATTCGTCAAGCTGCCTCGAAAACCAACGATGTCGCCGGAGACGGAACCACCACTGCAACGGTTCTCGCCCATGCGATCGTTAAAGAAGGCTTGCGCAACGTTGCTGCGGGCGCTAACCCGATCGCCCTCAAACGCGGTATCGACAAAGCCACCGAATTCCTCGTCGATAAAATTGCTTCCCACGCCAAATCCGTCGAAGATTCCAAAGCCATCGCTCAAGTCGGTTCTATCTCTGCCGGAAACGACGAAGAAGTCGGTCAAATGATCGCCGATGCGATGGATAAAGTCGGTAAAGAAGGCGTGATTTCCCTCGAAGAAGGCAAATCGATGACCACCGAGTTGGAAATTACCGAAGGGATGCGCTTTGAAAAAGGCTACATCTCCCCCTACTTCGTCACCGACACCGAACGCATGGAAGCGGTTCTCGAAGAACCCTACATCTTGATTACCGATAAAAAAATCACCTTGGTTCAAGATTTAGTTCCCGTTCTCGAGCAAGTCGCCCGCTCCGGCAAACCGTTAATCATCATTGCCGAAGACATCGAGAAAGAAGCCCTCGCTACCCTGGTTGTTAACCGCTTGCGCGGCGTACTCAACGTTGCTGCTGTCAAAGCACCGGGATTTGGCGATCGCCGCAAAGCGATGCTCGAAGATATCGCCGTTCTCACTGGCGGTAAAGTGATCACCGAGGATGCTGGCTTGAAGCTCGAAAACGCTAAGCTCGATTCCCTCGGAACCGCGCGCCGCATGACCATCACCAAAGACAACACCACCATTGTTGCTGAAGGCAACGAAGCAGGCGTAAAAGCGCGTTGCGAGCAACTTCGCCGTCAAATGGACGAAACCGAATCTTCCTACGACAAAGAGAAGTTGCAAGAACGTTTAGCTAAACTCGCTGGCGGTGTCGCTGTCGTTAAAGTTGGCGCGGCGACTGAAACCGAAATGAAAGACCGCAAACTTCGCCTTGAAGATGCCATCAACGCGACTAAAGCAGCGGTTGAAGAAGGCATCGTTCCCGGCGGCGGTACCACCCTCGCCCATCTCGTTCCCGAACTCGAAAAGTGGGCAACCGACAACCTGCAAGCTGAAGCCCTCACGGGTGCAATGATTGTCTCTCGCGCTCTGGCTGCTCCTTTAAAGCGGATTGCTGAAAACGCCGGACAAAACGGTGCGGTTATTGCCGAGCGCGTTAAAGAAAAAGACTTTAACATCGGTTACAACGCTGCTACTAACGAGTTTGTCGATATGTTTGAAGCGGGTATTGTGGATCCTGCTAAAGTGACTCGCAGCGCGCTGCAAAACGCCGCTTCGATCGCGGGTATGGTCTTAACGACCGAGTGTATCGTTGTCGATAAGCCGGAAAAAGATAAAGCTGCTGCGGCTCCCGGTGGCGGCGGCGACTTCGACTACTAA
- the groES gene encoding co-chaperone GroES, which yields MAALSINVSTVTPLADRVFVKVSASEEKTAGGILLPDTAKEKPQVGEVVAVGPGKVKDDGSRVALEVKVGDQVLYSKYAGTDIKLGGEDYVLLSEKDILAAVA from the coding sequence ATGGCAGCACTAAGCATTAACGTTTCTACCGTTACCCCCCTCGCCGATCGCGTCTTCGTGAAAGTTAGCGCTTCTGAAGAAAAAACCGCAGGGGGCATCTTATTACCCGACACTGCTAAAGAAAAACCCCAAGTCGGCGAAGTTGTGGCAGTTGGTCCCGGCAAGGTCAAAGACGACGGCAGCCGCGTTGCCTTAGAAGTCAAAGTCGGCGACCAAGTTCTCTACTCCAAGTACGCCGGTACTGACATCAAACTCGGCGGCGAAGACTACGTTCTCTTATCGGAAAAAGACATTCTGGCGGCTGTCGCATAA